From the genome of Zalophus californianus isolate mZalCal1 chromosome 6, mZalCal1.pri.v2, whole genome shotgun sequence, one region includes:
- the DAD1 gene encoding dolichyl-diphosphooligosaccharide--protein glycosyltransferase subunit DAD1: protein MSASVVSVISRFLEEYLSSTPQRLKLLDAYLLYILLTGALQFGYCLLVGTFPFNSFLSGFISCVGSFILAVCLRIQINPQNKADFQGISPERAFADFLFASTILHLVVMNFVG, encoded by the exons ATGTCGGCGTCCGTAGTGTCGGTCATCTCGCGGTTCTTGGAAGAGTACTTGAGCTCCACTCCTCAGCGTCTGAAGTTGCTTGACGCGTACCTCCTGTACATACTGCTGACCGGGGCGCTGCAATTCGGTTATTGTCTCCTCGTGGGGACCTTCCCCTTCAACTCTTTTCTCTCGGGCTTCATCTCTTGTGTGGGGAGCTTCATCCTAGCGG TTTGCCTCAGGATACAGATCAACCCACAGAACAAAGCGGATTTCCAAGGCATCTCCCCAGAGCGAgcctttgctgattttctctttGCCAGCACCATCCTGCACCTTGTTGTAATGAACTTCGTTGGCTGA